A single window of Nicotiana tomentosiformis chromosome 1, ASM39032v3, whole genome shotgun sequence DNA harbors:
- the LOC104105774 gene encoding protein FAR1-RELATED SEQUENCE 5 codes for MENEVIEFDIGLGGGGGSEDGDGDDVLDEENVTSCFAAVRSYSPQGDLDLEPYEGMEFESEEAAKAFYNSYARRVGFSTRVSSSRRSRKDGAIIQRSFVCAKEGFRNLNEKRTKDREIKRPRTITRVGCKAALSVKIQDSGKWVVSSFVKEHNHELVPPDQVHCLRSHRQISGPAKTLIDTLQAAGMGPRRIMSALIKEYGGISKVGFTEVDCRNYMRNNRQRSLEGDIQLLLDYLKQMHSQNPGFFYAVQGDEDQCTGNVFWADSKARSNYSYFGDTVTFDTTYRSNRYRLPFAPFTGVNHHGQPVLFGCAFLINESEASFIWLFKTWFAAMTGQPPLSMTTDHDAVIRSALMQVFPETRHRFCKWHIFKKCQEKLSHVFLEHPNFEADFHKCVNLTESTEEFESCWLSLVDKYELRDHDWLQAIYLDRRQWVPVYLRDAFFAEMSITQCSDSMNSYFDGYVNASTSLNQFFKLYEKAAESRTEKEVKADYDTMNTFPVLKTPSPMEKQASEVYTRKLFMRFQEELVGTLTFMANKVEDDGLVTTYQVAKFGDDHRAYYVRFNVLEMKATCSCQMFQFSGLLCRHILAVFRVTNVLTLPFHYILKRWSRSAKSSVALEDRVSDVINYYLESHTVRYNILRHEAFKFVEEGAESVDSYAVAMAALEVALNKVALAAKHDGRISLVNGHCREHFTRNWVHANYNIEDEQRSLACPLSEDDMDAKIQELSYQLDCANRKCEIYRANLYSVLKDIEDHKQQLSIKVQNIKLSLKDGL; via the exons ATGGAGAATGAGGTGATCGAGTTTGATATAGGCTTAGGAGGTGGGGGTGGGAGTGAAGATGGGGATGGAGATGATGTTCTTGACGAGGAGAATGTAACCAGCTGCTTTGCAGCAGTACGAAGTTACTCTCCCCAAGGGGACCTCGATCTTGAACCTTATGAGGGCATGGAATTTGAATCTGAGGAGGCTGCCAAGGCGTTTTACAACTCATATGCACGCCGTGTTGGCTTCAGCACCCGTGTCAGCTCCTCCCGCCGCTCCAGGAAGGATGGAGCCATCATACAGAGGTCTTTTGTCTGTGCCAAAGAAGGATTCCGAAATTTGAACGAGAAGCGGACCAAGGATAGAGAAATTAAGCGACCACGTACTATCACTCGGGTTGGCTGCAAGGCCGCCCTCTCTGTCAAGATACAGGACTCTGGTAAGTGGGTTGTCTCTAGCTTTGTCAAGGAGCACAATCACGAGCTGGTCCCCCCTGATCAGGTCCACTGTCTCCGCTCCCATCGTCAAATCTCTGGTCCTGCCAAGACCCTAATTGATACCTTGCAGGCTGCTGGCATGGGTCCCCGCAGGATCATGTCTGCCCTCATTAAAGAGTATGGTGGTATTAGCAAAGTTGGTTTCACAGAGGTAGATTGTCGTAACTACATGCGCAACAATCGCCAGAGGAGTCTAGAAGGAGACATACAACTCCTCTTAGATTACCTGAAACAAATGCATTCCCAGAACCCTGGATTCTTCTATGCAGTTCAGGGTGATGAGGATCAGTGCACAGGGAATGTCTTCTGGGCCGACTCTAAGGCAAGATCAAATTATAGCTATTTTGGTGATACTGTTACATTTGACACAACTTATAGGTCAAATAGGTACCGGTTACCCTTTGCACCCTTTACTGGAGTAAATCATCACGGACAACCTGTTCTGTTTGGCTGTGCTTTCCTAATAAATGAATCGGAAGCCTCATTTATATGGCTTTTTAAGACATGGTTTGCAGCTATGACTGGTCAACCACCTTTGTCAATGACAACAGACCATGATGCTGTAATTCGGTCTGCCCTCATGCAGGTTTTCCCTGAGACCCGTCACCGTTTCTGCAAATGGCACATCTTCAAGAAATGCCAGGAAAAATTGTCACATGTCTTCCTTGAGCACCCAAATTTTGAAGCAGACTTCCACAAGTGTGTTAATTTGACAGAGTCTACTGAGGAATTTGAATCCTGCTGGCTGTCTCTTGTTGACAAGTACGAGCTCAGGGATCACGACTGGCTTCAGGCGATTTATTTAGATCGCAGACAATGGGTGCCTGTATATCTCCGTGATGCATTTTTTGCAGAAATGTCCATAACTCAATGTAGCGATAGCATGAACTCATATTTTGATGGTTATGTGAATGCGTCGACTAGTCTAAATCAGTTCTTCAAATTGTATGAAAAAGCGGCGGAGAGCCGTACAGAGAAAGAAGTCAAAGCTGATTACGATACAATGAATACGTTCCCAGTTTTGAAGACCCCATCTCCAATGGAGAAACAAGCATCCGAGGTCTATACAAGAaagttatttatgagatttcaGGAGGAGTTGGTTGGCACTCTAACTTTCATGGCCAACAAAGTTGAGGACGATGGGCTAGTTACCACTTATCAAGTTGCAAAATTTGGGGACGACCACAGAGCTTACTATGTAAGATTTAATGTTTTGGAAATGAAAGCTACTTGTAGCTGCCAGATGTTCCAGTTCTCTGGTCTTCTTTGCCGACACATTTTAGCAGTGTTCAGAGTGACTAATGTTCTGACTCTTCCTTTTCATTACATCCTCAAACGATGGAGCCGGAGCGCAAAGAGCAGCGTTGCATTGGAAGATCGTGTTTCTGATGTAATCAATTATTATTTGGAATCACATACTGTTCGATATAACATACTGAGACATGAAGCATTTAAATTTGTGGAGGAAGGAGCAGAGTCTGTTGACTCGTACGCTGTGGCAATGGCGGCTCTAGAAGTGGCTTTAAACAAAGTTGCCCTAGCAGCAAAGCATGATGGGAGGATCTCTTTAGTAAATGGGCATTGTAGAGAACACTTTACTAGAAATTGGGTCCATGCAAATTACAACATTGAAGATGAACAGAGAAGTCTTGCATGTCCACTCTCTGAG GATGATATGGATGCGAAGATCCAAGAACTTTCTTATCAACTGGATTGTGCCAATCGGAAATGTGAAATTTATCGTGCAAACCTTTATTCAGTTTTGAAGGATATAGAGGACCATAAGCAACAACTATCAATTAAAGTCCAAAACATAAAGCTTAGCTTGAAGGATGGTCTCTGA